A genomic window from Pseudoalteromonas piratica includes:
- a CDS encoding sigma-70 family RNA polymerase sigma factor, with product MFGKKKQQRQVLIDMADKQKRYEALVNVYHKELYRFAYWLAGDPTVAEDLVQETFLRAWRSLDSLLDQQAAKAWLITILRRENARRFERKQFDYSDVEQDTLCDTETLDMEQNAERSQLQKRIMQLEEEYREPLLLQVVMGFSGDEIASILSLNKNTVMTRLFRARNQLKDTLQPNLQRGINNG from the coding sequence ATGTTCGGAAAGAAAAAACAGCAACGTCAGGTCTTAATTGACATGGCTGATAAACAAAAACGATATGAAGCGTTAGTCAATGTGTATCACAAAGAACTATATCGCTTCGCATACTGGTTGGCAGGTGACCCTACGGTGGCAGAAGACCTAGTGCAAGAAACATTTTTAAGGGCTTGGCGCTCGCTTGATTCTCTGCTGGATCAGCAAGCTGCAAAAGCATGGTTAATTACGATTTTACGCCGGGAAAATGCCCGCCGTTTTGAGCGCAAACAGTTTGACTACAGTGATGTGGAACAAGACACACTGTGTGATACCGAAACGCTCGATATGGAGCAAAATGCAGAGCGTTCACAACTGCAAAAACGCATCATGCAACTGGAAGAAGAGTATCGTGAACCACTGCTATTACAAGTCGTTATGGGTTTTAGTGGTGATGAGATTGCATCCATTTTGTCACTCAATAAAAACACGGTAATGACACGCTTATTTCGGGCTCGCAACCAGCTAAAAGATACCTTACAACCAAATTTACAAAGGGGGATCAACAATGGATGA
- a CDS encoding M14 family metallopeptidase, whose protein sequence is MSSHYPIGIPGQKWNESEKSQWLTLQNKKRDYHQLVVSQINALEADFQIEQYGELPYGENLVLFAMRSKSWQQDKPAILITGGVHGYETSGVMGALAFAKGKAKDYQDAFNFVILPCISPWGFETINRWNAYAIDPNRSFYNDSPAPESKAVLDYLAKLKCDFLMHIDLHETTDTDNSEFRPALAARDGVEHTNWNIPDGFYLVGDSKRPEADFQKAMIESVEKVTHIAPADENGELIGVTIEQFGVCNYDCKGLSLCAGITDATYVTTTEVYPDSPTANEQNCIDAQVAVICGGLDYLTVR, encoded by the coding sequence TTGAGTTCACATTACCCAATTGGTATTCCTGGTCAAAAATGGAATGAAAGCGAAAAATCACAGTGGTTAACTCTTCAGAATAAAAAACGTGATTATCATCAATTAGTTGTTTCTCAGATTAATGCGTTAGAAGCGGATTTTCAGATTGAGCAATATGGTGAGCTACCTTATGGTGAAAACCTTGTGCTATTTGCTATGCGCTCTAAATCTTGGCAGCAAGATAAGCCAGCTATTTTAATTACTGGCGGTGTTCATGGTTATGAAACAAGCGGCGTAATGGGGGCACTGGCATTTGCAAAAGGCAAGGCTAAAGACTATCAAGATGCATTTAATTTCGTGATTCTGCCTTGTATTAGCCCGTGGGGCTTTGAGACGATTAATCGCTGGAATGCGTATGCGATTGATCCAAATCGTTCGTTTTATAATGACTCGCCTGCACCTGAGTCAAAAGCAGTATTAGATTACTTAGCAAAACTTAAATGTGACTTTTTGATGCACATTGATCTTCATGAAACGACCGATACTGATAATTCGGAGTTTCGTCCAGCACTTGCTGCCCGCGATGGGGTAGAGCATACCAATTGGAATATCCCAGATGGTTTTTATTTGGTTGGAGATTCAAAACGTCCTGAAGCAGATTTTCAAAAAGCGATGATTGAATCAGTTGAGAAAGTAACTCATATTGCGCCAGCGGATGAAAATGGTGAATTGATTGGCGTTACTATTGAACAGTTTGGTGTATGTAATTATGACTGCAAAGGGCTTTCACTGTGCGCAGGTATTACAGATGCAACATATGTAACGACTACGGAAGTGTATCCTGATAGCCCAACGGCAAATGAACAAAACTGCATTGATGCACAAGTTGCAGTCATTTGTGGTGGTCTAGATTACCTTACAGTACGTTAG
- the miaE gene encoding tRNA-(ms[2]io[6]A)-hydroxylase: MFELKYKTPFSWTEAVMADFDTFLQDHAAAEKKASGMALSMLSHYPDRRKLVRAMTDLALEEMIHFKQVVKILLERNITLGKDTKDTYVKDLRALFRQGKDVFLLDRLIVAAVIEARGYERFSLVAEALEEGKEKDFYVTIAKSEEKHAFLFVELAYEYFDKAVVDARLEEILEAEAEICAKLPHTAALH, encoded by the coding sequence ATGTTTGAACTAAAATACAAAACGCCATTTTCTTGGACAGAAGCGGTAATGGCCGATTTTGATACCTTTTTACAAGACCATGCCGCTGCTGAAAAAAAGGCATCGGGTATGGCGCTATCAATGCTGTCGCATTATCCTGACCGTCGTAAATTAGTCCGTGCAATGACAGACTTAGCATTGGAAGAAATGATCCACTTTAAACAAGTGGTTAAAATCTTGCTTGAACGAAATATTACGCTGGGCAAAGACACCAAAGACACTTATGTGAAAGATTTACGTGCGCTTTTCCGTCAAGGTAAGGATGTATTTTTATTAGACCGTCTAATTGTTGCAGCGGTTATAGAAGCTAGAGGCTATGAGCGTTTTTCGTTAGTTGCTGAAGCCCTTGAAGAAGGTAAAGAGAAAGACTTTTACGTCACCATAGCAAAATCAGAAGAAAAACACGCTTTTTTATTTGTTGAATTAGCATACGAATATTTTGATAAGGCAGTGGTAGATGCGCGATTAGAAGAAATTTTAGAAGCGGAAGCGGAAATTTGTGCCAAGCTGCCGCACACAGCGGCGCTTCACTAG
- a CDS encoding MBL fold metallo-hydrolase, translated as MQLHTLNGHIQSIYLVEYPDKLMLLDGCCRADCDLVAHFVTTTLNRPLSDLKLIVVTHMHPDHAGGAHKLRDITGAKIATSNAPGHWYQGFDGIMMHLTDILLARWVASRKGKKQGFMWYPRKLRADIFLADGVTIPGYDEWQIHHSPGHTDRDICLHHLPSNTLYVADLMVKVKGKLIPPFPVFYPKRYLNSLLMLKTLKPEFLLLAHDGKIEFSSIDFNYLLKKAPSIPMTHWRSVKSKLKQIFKKG; from the coding sequence ATGCAACTACATACCTTAAATGGACACATACAATCTATTTATTTAGTCGAATACCCCGATAAACTTATGTTATTGGATGGGTGCTGCCGAGCTGATTGCGACTTAGTTGCGCATTTTGTTACAACTACATTAAATCGCCCACTTTCTGATTTAAAACTCATTGTGGTAACTCATATGCACCCTGACCATGCCGGTGGAGCACATAAACTTCGTGATATCACAGGTGCAAAAATAGCAACATCAAACGCGCCCGGCCATTGGTATCAGGGGTTTGATGGTATTATGATGCATCTTACAGATATCTTATTAGCACGTTGGGTAGCCAGCCGAAAGGGAAAGAAACAGGGGTTTATGTGGTATCCACGAAAGCTTAGAGCAGATATATTTTTAGCTGATGGCGTTACTATACCTGGATACGATGAATGGCAAATACACCATAGCCCCGGTCATACTGACAGAGATATTTGCCTACACCATTTACCAAGCAATACACTTTATGTGGCTGATTTAATGGTAAAAGTGAAAGGCAAGCTGATCCCACCCTTCCCTGTCTTCTACCCTAAACGCTATCTTAATTCGCTGTTAATGCTCAAAACATTAAAACCAGAGTTTTTACTTTTGGCTCATGATGGCAAGATCGAGTTTTCTAGTATCGACTTTAATTACTTGTTAAAAAAAGCGCCAAGTATTCCGATGACACATTGGCGTTCTGTCAAAAGTAAATTAAAGCAAATTTTTAAAAAAGGCTAA
- a CDS encoding AbgT family transporter, translating to MSSSNTDAQTQKVKPIDKFLNGIEYVGNKLPDPAMIFLFSMLLIWVLSAIFSNYTFSAIDPRTGEAIVVNNLLTGDSLAAFLANMVKTFTGFAPLGVVLVAMLGVGVAEHSGYINTGLKLMLKRTPKALLTPCVILIAIVSHTATDAGYVLVIPLAGVIFYAMGRHPLVGIAAAFAGVSGGFSANFIPSGIDPLLQSFTQSAAQIIDPTIEVNPLNNWYFTSASSLFIVLLGWYITDKIIEPRLNKVALDGDTDDLPSFDQITDTERKGFYIASAVMLAGLALLAYAAWGESSPLRSKEGSLTDFKAPLMQSIVPIIFLVFWIPGAVYGFVVGTFKSSKDMIDAMTKAMHGMAYYVVMAFFCALFIAAFSQSNLGALLAIEGAEVLKAMQLPSAVTVVGIIFLTGFVNLFVGSSSAKWALLGPIFVPMLMQLGISPDLTQAAYRIGDSSSNIITPLMPYFPLVVVYCQKYVKNTGIGTLIALMIPYSIAFMIGWTLFLLAYWGLGIQLGLQASYTYG from the coding sequence ATGTCATCGAGTAACACTGATGCACAGACGCAAAAAGTAAAACCCATAGATAAATTTCTAAATGGTATTGAGTACGTTGGAAATAAATTGCCAGATCCGGCAATGATTTTTTTATTCTCAATGTTATTAATTTGGGTACTTTCTGCGATTTTTTCAAATTATACGTTTTCAGCAATTGATCCTCGCACAGGCGAAGCAATAGTTGTTAATAATTTACTGACAGGCGATAGCCTTGCCGCCTTTTTAGCTAATATGGTTAAAACATTCACTGGTTTCGCGCCACTGGGCGTTGTGCTAGTGGCTATGTTGGGTGTAGGTGTAGCAGAGCACTCTGGCTATATTAATACTGGCCTGAAGTTAATGCTAAAACGCACACCAAAAGCACTTTTAACGCCGTGTGTCATCTTAATTGCGATTGTCAGCCACACAGCAACAGATGCGGGCTATGTGCTAGTAATCCCATTAGCAGGTGTAATTTTTTACGCCATGGGTCGTCATCCACTAGTTGGTATTGCAGCCGCATTTGCTGGTGTAAGTGGTGGTTTTAGTGCTAACTTCATTCCTTCGGGTATCGATCCTTTACTGCAAAGTTTCACGCAAAGTGCTGCACAAATTATTGATCCAACGATTGAGGTAAATCCATTAAATAACTGGTATTTCACTTCGGCATCAAGCTTATTTATTGTGTTATTAGGCTGGTACATTACTGACAAGATTATTGAACCTCGTTTAAATAAGGTTGCGCTTGATGGCGATACTGATGACTTACCAAGTTTTGACCAAATCACTGATACTGAGCGAAAGGGCTTCTATATTGCTTCAGCGGTGATGCTTGCTGGTCTTGCACTACTTGCTTATGCTGCTTGGGGAGAAAGTTCACCATTAAGAAGCAAAGAGGGCTCGCTCACCGATTTTAAAGCGCCACTAATGCAATCTATTGTGCCGATTATCTTTTTAGTTTTTTGGATACCTGGTGCCGTTTATGGCTTTGTTGTGGGTACCTTTAAATCAAGTAAAGACATGATTGATGCAATGACCAAAGCAATGCATGGTATGGCATATTATGTGGTTATGGCATTCTTCTGTGCATTGTTTATTGCGGCTTTCTCTCAATCAAACTTGGGAGCGCTATTAGCAATTGAGGGTGCGGAAGTACTTAAAGCAATGCAATTACCAAGCGCTGTTACAGTCGTTGGCATTATTTTCTTAACTGGTTTTGTCAATCTATTTGTTGGTTCAAGTAGTGCAAAATGGGCGTTATTAGGGCCAATTTTTGTACCTATGCTAATGCAGCTAGGGATTTCACCTGACTTAACACAGGCGGCTTATCGTATTGGTGATTCAAGCTCTAATATTATTACGCCGTTAATGCCTTACTTCCCGCTGGTGGTGGTTTACTGTCAAAAGTATGTTAAAAATACCGGTATTGGTACATTAATCGCGCTTATGATCCCGTATTCAATTGCCTTTATGATTGGCTGGACCTTGTTCTTATTGGCTTATTGGGGTTTAGGTATTCAGCTTGGATTACAGGCAAGTTACACCTATGGTTAA
- a CDS encoding Crp/Fnr family transcriptional regulator, with translation MALITQIPLIKKMELVNRLPFFKTLTLAERQMVVESFSELHLFKQGKMVFRQNEHDNHLYIVLSGELVLFKQQHKPSLVHIEPGDFVGEGSFVETHTRSINAQAHSETIVLAISHTAMQKLPYAIRDKIKDRIILGMSQRIEKLGAVIDNLQGP, from the coding sequence GTGGCACTCATAACGCAAATTCCACTCATTAAGAAAATGGAGTTAGTGAATCGCTTACCCTTTTTTAAAACGCTGACATTGGCTGAGCGGCAAATGGTTGTTGAATCATTCTCCGAGCTCCATTTATTTAAACAAGGCAAAATGGTTTTTCGCCAAAACGAGCATGATAACCACCTTTATATCGTACTTTCAGGTGAATTAGTGCTATTTAAACAGCAACATAAGCCATCACTTGTGCATATTGAGCCAGGTGATTTTGTTGGTGAGGGGTCGTTTGTTGAGACCCATACTCGCAGTATTAACGCACAAGCACACTCGGAGACCATTGTGCTTGCTATCTCACATACAGCAATGCAGAAATTACCTTATGCCATTCGTGACAAGATTAAAGATCGAATTATTTTGGGCATGAGTCAACGCATTGAAAAACTTGGAGCAGTGATTGATAACCTGCAGGGACCATAA
- a CDS encoding NUDIX hydrolase: MQVIKEFHFVDDFALNNHQHILRPATRAIVTRGQQVLLLHTERYRDYSLPGGGVDHGESLQQALIRELKEETGAREIDNITPYGLIREFRANYKQDGQIIEMLSYCFTCEIDNEFDQQNLEDYEIANGMTVHWVDIEKAIAYNKQTMAESEKKGISIVRETFLLEHIAKNLLNLTLD, encoded by the coding sequence ATGCAAGTAATTAAAGAGTTCCATTTTGTTGATGACTTTGCCCTCAATAATCATCAACATATCTTACGCCCTGCTACGCGCGCAATTGTCACTAGAGGACAGCAAGTTTTACTACTTCATACTGAGCGTTATCGTGATTACTCATTACCAGGTGGCGGGGTAGACCACGGTGAGAGCCTCCAGCAAGCACTAATAAGAGAATTAAAAGAAGAAACCGGTGCACGCGAAATCGACAACATTACCCCCTACGGGCTCATTCGTGAATTTCGTGCTAACTACAAGCAAGACGGTCAAATAATTGAAATGCTATCTTATTGCTTTACATGCGAAATCGATAATGAATTTGATCAGCAGAACTTAGAAGATTACGAAATTGCCAATGGTATGACGGTACACTGGGTCGACATTGAAAAAGCCATTGCCTACAACAAGCAAACAATGGCTGAGTCAGAAAAAAAAGGTATCAGCATTGTGCGTGAAACCTTTTTACTTGAGCATATTGCAAAAAATTTGCTTAATCTAACGCTAGACTAA
- a CDS encoding sulfotransferase gives MLGLPRTGTTSVCAAALELGFKTAHTVYIQETLEAAEFIADTPVFHDYDTLLARFPNAKFIYLERDLANWLPSIKVLLSRMAERLLTEHGGFFPSLKRCYGEVFYPLTTESMLDDNHLTARYFAHRDAVLAFFERIDNPRLIINLSDPQSYQHFCHFLEKAPKGGFEQLNVNGKVTAWKQIKSPLKLDSTRNGKADLK, from the coding sequence GTGCTTGGTTTACCGAGAACGGGCACTACAAGTGTGTGCGCAGCAGCATTAGAACTGGGATTTAAAACCGCACATACGGTGTATATTCAAGAGACGTTAGAAGCAGCTGAGTTTATCGCTGATACCCCTGTGTTTCATGACTATGACACGCTGCTTGCAAGGTTTCCTAATGCGAAATTTATATACCTAGAGCGGGATTTAGCTAATTGGTTGCCCTCAATTAAAGTGTTATTAAGTCGGATGGCTGAACGGCTATTAACAGAGCATGGTGGTTTTTTCCCAAGTTTAAAGCGCTGCTATGGCGAGGTTTTTTATCCGTTAACAACAGAAAGCATGTTAGATGATAATCACTTAACAGCGCGCTATTTTGCACACCGTGATGCAGTACTTGCCTTTTTTGAACGCATAGATAACCCTCGCCTCATCATTAATTTATCAGATCCTCAAAGCTATCAGCATTTTTGTCATTTTTTAGAAAAAGCGCCAAAAGGTGGATTCGAGCAGCTGAATGTTAATGGCAAAGTGACTGCGTGGAAGCAAATTAAAAGTCCGCTGAAACTTGATTCAACACGCAATGGTAAAGCGGATTTAAAATAG
- a CDS encoding DUF3379 domain-containing protein gives MDELELRRRLYADPNTSDKDILEALEADPDANAFSKELKTLDSDIEQALNVPVPENLAERLVLNQSLHAFKTQRKKSRIHLALAASVAFLFGVSFTYLNMGAPLNLEQHALAHIYHEPSSLTNVKHDFSLQEVNAKLASFGGNFSELPNQVSYLTFCDFKGQKSLHLVFQTEQGPMTLFIVPSNNQYRTESYFSDESFDGATYQGHKANLILLGEKGQALSPYNDKLQNSLQWRI, from the coding sequence ATGGATGAATTAGAACTACGTCGTCGTTTATATGCTGATCCGAATACCAGCGATAAAGACATACTTGAGGCGCTTGAAGCAGACCCAGATGCGAATGCATTTAGTAAAGAACTAAAAACTCTCGACAGCGACATTGAACAAGCACTTAACGTTCCGGTGCCAGAAAACCTTGCTGAGCGATTAGTGTTAAATCAGTCTTTACACGCATTTAAAACACAGCGTAAAAAGTCTCGTATCCATTTAGCATTAGCTGCATCAGTCGCGTTTTTATTTGGTGTGTCTTTCACTTATTTAAATATGGGCGCTCCACTTAATTTAGAGCAACATGCACTTGCACATATCTACCATGAGCCAAGTTCGTTGACCAATGTGAAGCACGACTTTAGTTTACAAGAGGTGAATGCAAAGCTCGCCAGCTTTGGTGGTAATTTTAGTGAACTGCCCAACCAAGTAAGCTACCTTACTTTTTGTGATTTTAAAGGGCAGAAGAGTCTTCATTTAGTGTTTCAAACTGAACAAGGCCCAATGACGTTATTCATTGTGCCAAGTAACAACCAATATCGCACTGAATCGTATTTCTCAGATGAATCCTTTGATGGTGCGACTTATCAAGGTCATAAAGCTAATTTAATTTTACTTGGTGAGAAAGGCCAAGCACTTTCGCCATATAATGATAAATTGCAAAATTCGTTGCAATGGCGCATTTAA
- the pseB gene encoding UDP-N-acetylglucosamine 4,6-dehydratase (inverting) → MFDNKTILITGGTGSFGKKYVKTLLSRYSPKKIIVFSRDELKQFEMQQDFNQDCMRYFIGDVRDKERLNRAMRGVDYVIHAAALKQVPAAEYNPMECIKTNINGAENVIDAALNNDVEKVIALSTDKAANPINLYGATKLASDKLFVAANNIAGGHKTTFSVVRYGNVVCSRGSVVPVFQKFIDEGKDHIPITHEDMTRFWISLQQGVDFVLKNFERMLGGEIFVPKIPSIKITDLAKAMAPNLPLKIIGIRPGEKLHEVMCPADLCYDTFEYDDHFVIAPGIKFSSRSNDFTINAIGEKGKEVQPGFEYNSLDNPDYMTIEQIANFNIEALK, encoded by the coding sequence ATGTTCGACAACAAAACAATTTTAATAACAGGTGGAACAGGGTCTTTTGGCAAAAAATATGTCAAAACATTGTTATCACGCTACAGCCCAAAAAAGATTATTGTGTTTTCACGTGATGAATTAAAACAATTTGAGATGCAGCAGGATTTCAATCAAGACTGCATGCGTTATTTTATTGGTGATGTAAGGGACAAAGAAAGACTTAACCGTGCAATGAGAGGTGTAGATTATGTCATTCATGCTGCGGCTTTAAAACAGGTTCCAGCAGCTGAATACAACCCGATGGAATGCATTAAAACAAACATCAATGGCGCTGAAAATGTGATTGATGCAGCTCTCAACAATGACGTTGAAAAAGTCATTGCCCTATCAACCGATAAAGCCGCAAATCCTATTAACCTTTACGGTGCAACCAAACTAGCATCTGATAAATTATTTGTTGCTGCGAATAATATCGCAGGTGGTCATAAAACCACATTTTCTGTCGTGCGATACGGTAATGTTGTTTGTTCTCGAGGCTCAGTAGTACCTGTTTTCCAAAAGTTTATCGACGAAGGTAAAGATCATATTCCTATTACCCATGAAGATATGACGCGTTTTTGGATTAGCCTTCAACAGGGCGTTGACTTCGTGCTTAAGAACTTTGAACGTATGCTTGGCGGTGAAATTTTCGTGCCTAAAATTCCGTCAATCAAAATCACCGATTTAGCCAAAGCAATGGCCCCAAATTTACCACTTAAAATCATAGGCATTCGCCCAGGTGAAAAACTGCATGAAGTGATGTGCCCCGCCGATCTATGCTATGACACATTTGAATACGACGATCACTTCGTCATTGCGCCAGGCATCAAATTCAGCAGTAGAAGCAATGATTTTACAATTAATGCAATTGGTGAGAAAGGCAAGGAAGTTCAACCAGGCTTTGAATATAACTCTCTAGACAACCCTGATTATATGACGATTGAGCAAATTGCCAACTTTAATATTGAGGCGCTTAAGTGA
- a CDS encoding sigma-54 dependent transcriptional regulator, with protein sequence MSLTNYTWVIDENENRANKLVASLCFIGEHAKLATVSEIQESALHHVETVFLGALVGSDHEQIIKNQPETPFILIGETLRPLLALPNVIGILAEPFSYAPTTELLRDCQEYKRHLPSGDNNTQEKRFDGLIGATSEIEHIRFLIKQVATTNANVLILGESGTGKEVVARNIHLLSNRNAGPFIPVNCGAIPGDLLESELFGHEKGAFTGAISTRKGRFEMAQGGTLFLDEIGDMPSQMQVKLLRVLQERVYERVGGGKPIKADVRIIAATHRNLETMIEEDSFREDLYYRLNVFPIENPSLRERKEDVPLLLQELIKRNVAVGGAHVKFTERALESLKEHNWPGNVRELSNLVERMQIMFPEKVVDVSDLPKKYQHIDVEEYIPEYPEEILERQALNDIFSSGFAEFEEDEDSHEQVFDSSKPAVLPAEGIELKSYLAELEICLIEQALERSDNVVARAAEVLGVRRTTLVEKMKKYNLNN encoded by the coding sequence ATGAGCCTTACCAATTACACTTGGGTTATTGACGAAAACGAGAATCGTGCAAATAAGTTGGTTGCATCACTGTGTTTCATTGGTGAACATGCCAAACTTGCAACAGTGTCAGAAATTCAAGAATCAGCTCTTCATCATGTGGAAACAGTTTTTTTAGGTGCATTGGTTGGCTCTGATCACGAACAGATTATAAAAAATCAGCCAGAAACACCTTTTATTTTAATCGGCGAAACATTAAGACCATTGCTCGCATTACCTAATGTGATTGGTATTTTAGCTGAACCTTTTTCATACGCACCTACCACAGAACTTTTACGTGACTGCCAAGAATATAAAAGGCACTTACCAAGTGGCGATAATAATACTCAAGAAAAGCGCTTTGATGGCTTAATTGGTGCAACATCAGAGATTGAGCATATTCGCTTCTTGATCAAGCAAGTAGCCACCACAAACGCGAATGTGCTTATTTTGGGTGAGTCAGGTACGGGCAAAGAAGTTGTCGCTCGCAATATTCATCTTTTATCAAACCGTAACGCTGGTCCATTTATCCCTGTAAATTGTGGCGCTATACCAGGGGATTTACTGGAAAGTGAACTATTCGGTCATGAAAAAGGAGCCTTTACTGGCGCTATTTCAACGCGAAAAGGGCGATTTGAAATGGCACAAGGTGGGACCTTATTTCTCGATGAAATTGGTGATATGCCAAGTCAAATGCAAGTTAAGCTACTGCGTGTACTACAAGAACGTGTGTATGAACGCGTTGGTGGTGGCAAGCCAATAAAAGCAGATGTACGCATTATTGCAGCGACACATCGCAACTTAGAAACCATGATTGAGGAAGATTCATTCCGCGAAGATTTATACTATCGCTTAAATGTATTTCCGATTGAAAACCCTTCCTTACGTGAGCGTAAAGAAGATGTACCTTTGTTACTGCAAGAGCTCATAAAGCGCAATGTGGCAGTTGGTGGTGCGCATGTAAAGTTTACAGAGCGTGCCCTTGAGAGTTTAAAAGAGCATAACTGGCCTGGTAATGTCAGGGAGCTATCTAACTTAGTTGAACGCATGCAAATTATGTTTCCTGAGAAGGTTGTTGATGTGTCTGATTTACCAAAAAAATATCAACACATTGATGTGGAAGAATACATTCCAGAGTACCCGGAAGAGATTCTTGAACGTCAGGCATTAAACGACATATTCAGTTCTGGATTTGCTGAGTTTGAAGAAGATGAAGATTCTCATGAGCAAGTATTTGATTCAAGCAAGCCGGCGGTGTTACCAGCTGAAGGCATTGAACTTAAAAGCTACTTGGCTGAACTTGAAATTTGTTTAATTGAGCAAGCACTAGAACGAAGTGACAATGTAGTCGCAAGAGCTGCCGAAGTTTTAGGGGTGAGACGCACAACGCTCGTTGAAAAGATGAAAAAGTATAATTTAAACAATTAA
- a CDS encoding flagellin N-terminal helical domain-containing protein gives MKIQNQNFAFFNRTEEKSKTLLEQLASGKRVNSASDDAAALQIIDRLQAQQNGQNQAIRNSYDGISLAQVAEGALGGVNESVARIEELSLQAANGALTDADRSAIQDEITQLQEGITDTFENTTFGGSPVFTGDDISFQTGADANQTKNISAGDSSVVNDVLNIDVSTQAGAQAAISVTQQARDDINSNRASLGASQNAFEQNIRGLTNNAVNVAASQSRIQDADFASILSQKTANDILSQASIALRGQANQSADQVLGLL, from the coding sequence ATGAAGATCCAAAATCAGAACTTTGCTTTTTTCAATCGCACCGAAGAAAAAAGCAAAACATTACTTGAACAATTAGCTAGCGGAAAGCGGGTTAATTCAGCATCTGATGACGCAGCAGCGCTGCAAATAATAGACCGGTTACAAGCGCAACAAAACGGTCAAAACCAGGCAATTCGTAATAGTTATGACGGTATTTCGCTGGCGCAAGTAGCAGAAGGCGCGCTTGGTGGGGTAAATGAGTCGGTTGCACGCATTGAGGAATTATCGCTGCAGGCTGCAAATGGCGCGTTAACTGATGCTGACAGGAGCGCAATTCAAGATGAGATAACGCAATTGCAAGAAGGAATTACAGATACATTTGAAAATACAACTTTCGGTGGTTCGCCTGTGTTCACGGGTGATGATATCAGCTTTCAAACTGGCGCTGACGCAAATCAAACGAAAAACATAAGTGCTGGTGATAGCAGTGTTGTTAATGACGTATTAAATATCGATGTATCAACTCAGGCTGGTGCACAGGCTGCAATTAGTGTAACTCAACAAGCACGTGATGATATTAACTCTAATCGTGCGAGTTTAGGAGCCAGTCAAAACGCGTTTGAACAAAATATACGGGGTTTAACGAATAATGCTGTGAATGTTGCAGCGTCACAAAGCCGGATACAAGATGCTGACTTTGCAAGTATTTTGTCTCAAAAAACGGCTAATGATATTTTGTCTCAGGCTTCAATCGCACTTAGAGGGCAAGCTAATCAATCTGCAGATCAGGTGTTAGGGCTTCTTTAA